The Microbacterium schleiferi genome contains the following window.
AGCCGACGCGCCGGACTCCTTGCGTGATGAGGTTCGCCGGCGCTCCGCGACGGGCCATAACCACAGTGCTCATGCCGATACCTCCGTGTCTGTTGCCGCCGCGCTGGGCACGACGGACTCGTCTGCAGCCTCGGTGACCATCTCCAGGTAAATGTCTTCCAAGCTCGGACGGCGGATCTCCACGTCCTCCGGCTCGCCGCCGAGACGCTCGACCAGTGCGCGAACGAATTCTGCCGGTCGCGCGACCCGCTCCTGGTAGCGCGTGCCAGCCTCGGTCCAGGAGACCACCGGCATGCGCGCCTGGTCTCCCCCGAACGTCGCGACGGGGCCGATCGCCTGCAGCCGCCCACGGTCGATCACCGCGACACGATCGGCCAACTGAGCGGCCTCATCGAGGTAGTGCGTGGTGAGCAGGATGGTTGTGCCGTCGTTCTGAAGACGCTTGATGAGGGCCCAGAATTCGCGGCGTGCTTGCGGGTCGAACCCGGTCGTGGGCTCATCGAGAAAGAGCAGCTCGGGCGAACCGATGATCCCGAGAGCGACATCGACGCGGCGCTGCTGGCCGCCCGAGAGCTTCGCGATGCGTGTGTTCGCCTTCTCTTGCAGGCCGACGGCGGCGATGACCTCTTCGACGTCACGGGCACGCGGGTAGTAGCCCGCGAACTGGCGCAGCTGCTCCCGCACCGTGAACGTGGCAGCGTTACCCGTGGACTGCAGCACGATGCCGAGTCGGGACTTCCAATCCAGGCCGCCGTGGTTGGGGTCGACGCCGAGAACGTCGACCTCGCCGCTCGTGCGTCGCCGGTATCCCTCGAGAATCTCGACGGTCGTCGACTTACCAGCCCCGTTGGGACCGAGCAGAGCGAACGTCTCTCCCGCCGAGATCTCGAACGAGACGTCATCGACGGCTGCTCGTGATCCGTAGGTCTTGCGCAGGTTCCGCACCCGCACCGCATCGTTTTCCATGCCTCCAGCGTTCCGTGTCAACCACTCCCGCACCAGCGGCCATTGGGCGGGGCCGGCATCCCCCATTCGGTGGATGCCTGCAGACCCCCGGATGGAACACGGCGCACACTCGGGCGAGGATCACGACCCCCGACTACGATGTGTTCTCGTGACCGACCGCACTCCCCTGTCTCGCAAACTATCCGCCATCGCCGAGTCCGCGACCCTGAAAGTCGATGCGAAGGCGAAGGCGCTTCAGGCCGCGGGGCGGCCCGTCATCAGCTACGCCGCGGGCGAGCCGGACTTCCCGACGCCGCAGTTCGTCGTGGATGCCGCTGCCGACGCGCTCCACGACCCCAAGAACTTCCGGTACACGCCCGCCGCGGGCCTCCCGGACCTGCGTCAGGCGATCGCAGACAAGACCCGGCGCGACTCAGCGCTGGAGGTTGCGCCCTCGCAGGTGATCGTCACCAACGGCGGCAAGCAGGCGGTCTACCAGGCCTTCCAGACCGTTGTGAACCCGGGCGACGAGGTGCTCCTGCCGGCGCCGTACTGGACCACATATCCCGAAGCGATTCAGCTCGCCGACGGCATCCCGGTCGAGGTGTTCGCCGGGGCTGACCAGGACTACAAGGTCACCGTCGAACAGCTCGAGGCCGCGCGCACCGACCGGACGACCACCCTGGTCTTCGTGTCGCCGTCGAACCCGACCGGCTCGGTCTATACGGAGGAAGAGACCCGCGCGATCGGTGAGTGGGCCCTCGCCCACGGGATCTGGGTCATCACGGATGAGATCTACCAGCACCTCGTCTACGACGGCGCCCGTGCGGTCTCGATCGTCGAGGCCGTCCCCGAGCTCGCGCAGCAGACGATCCTCGTCAACGGCGTTGCCAAGACGTACGCCATGACGGGGTGGCGCGTGGGCTGGATGGTCGGTCCCGCCGATGCCATGAAGCTCGCCGCGAACCTGCAGTCGCACCTGACGAGCAACGTCAACAACATTGCGCAGCGGGCCGCGATCGCGGCGCTCACCGGGCCGCAGGACGAGGCCGAGCGGATGCGCGAAGCCTTCGACCGCCGCCGTCGCGTCATCGTTGCGGAACTCGCGAAGATTCCCGGCGTGACAGTTCCGACTCCGCTTGGGGCGTTCTACGCGTACCCGGACGTGCGCGGCCTGCTCGGACGCGAGTGGCGCGGCATCCGCGTGGAGACGTCGCTCGAACTGGCCGACCTCGTCCTCGACCAGATCGAAGTCGCTGTCGTGCCCGGCGAGGCTTTCGGTCCGAGCGGCTACCTGCGGATGTCGTACGCGCTCGGCGACGACGCCCTCCTCGAGGGCCTGCGCCGGATGCAGGATCTGTTCTCCTAGGCAGCGGCCGCTCCCGCCGGCCCGCCTGCGTGGGCGTAACGGCGCATCCTTTGCCCGACACCCCGGGCAGAGGCGCCATACACCGGGGTGTCAGAGAATCGATGCGCCGTTGCGACGGCACCGACACGGCGTTGCGTCGAAAGCTCCCGGGCGAGGAGCAGCCGGGCAGGCCTAGAGATCGACGTCGACGAGCACGGGTTCAGGCTGCAGGATGAGCCCGAACTCGGCCTGCACCCGGCCCTGAATGAAGCGCGCGAGCTCGGCGATCTCGGCGGCTGTCGCGCCGGCGTGGTTGGTGAGAGCGAGCGCGTGCTTGCTGGAGAGTGCGGCACGCGAGCGCGGCAGATGGAAGCCCTTGCGGATGCCGGAGTGCTCGATGAGCCATGCGGCGCTGACCTTGACATCCGGCTCGGTTGTGTCGGCGGGCGGGATATATCCGTCGAAGGACTCGAGCGGGATGATCCGCACCGGATCGGCAGGCACGTCGAGCCCGTCGGGCCGCACGGGCCACCGCGGGCACTCCGGCGGTAGCGTTCGAGCGACGGATGCCGAGACCACGGCGTTCTGGAAGAACGAGCCCGCACTGTACGTGTCGGGATCGGCGTCGTCGAGCACCATGCCTTTGCGGGCCCGGGTCGCCAGGACGTGATCGCGTACCCACTGCAACGTGACAGCGTCCTCGTCACCGAGGCCGAGCGCCTGCCGCAACTGTGCACCGCGCAGCCGCCGCGGCGCCGGGCCTACCTCGAGCAGGTCGAGCGTGACAGAGAGGATGACGGCACGGCGGATCGGCTCGGAGCCGTGGTGATGCTTGAGGACGGACGTGCGGAAGCCGAGGCCGAGGTCGGCGGCGGGAACGGTCGAGACCTCGCCGGTGCTCTCATCGATCAGTTCGACCTCGACGAGCGTCTGCACGATCTCCTGACCGTAGGCGCCGATGTTCTGAACGGGTGCGGCACCCACGGTTCCGGGAATGCCCGACATCGCAGCGATGCCCGAGAGGCCCTCGGCCACGGTGTACGCGACGAGCTCGTCCCAGTCGTGGCCGGCTTGGACGCGCAGGCGCGCAACCTGCGGCGCCGGGGCGGGGAGCCGCTCGATGCCGCGGGTCAGGATGCGGATCACGGCGCCCTCAAACGGCTCGTCTCCGACGAGAAGGTTCGACCCGCCCCCGAGGACGAACCAGGGCTCGCCCGTTGCCCAGACCGCACGAAGCGCCGCGATGAGGTCATCGCGATCGTGCGCGTCCCACATCCGCGCGGGTTCACCGCCGGTGCGAAGCGTTGTCAGGCTCGACAGGGGCCTGGGCGTGACCTCGGGCATCAGCCTCGGCGGGCGCGCAGGCGTGCCTTGCCCAGCACTGCCGTGTCCGCGGCGGTCACGCTCAACTCGATCGTGATCGCGTCGTCGTCGATCGTGATCACCTTCGCTCGGATGCCCACGTCGGCGCCGGCATCCGGGTCGACGACCACGGGCCGCGTGAAGCGCACACCGTAGTCGAGGATGCGGCCGGCATCGCCGAGCCAGGGCACGACGGTCTCGACGGCCAGGCCCATCGTGAGCATCCCGTGCGCGAGAACGCCGGGAAGCCCGACCGACGCCGCAACGTCATCGCGGTAGTGGATCGGATTGAAGTCCCCGGATGCTCCCGCGTAGCGCACGAGAGACTCACGGGTCAGGTGCACCGTGCGCTCGGCGACGATGTCACCCACGGCGAGCTCGGCCGAGTCGATGGTGTGCGCGCTCATTCCTCGTCTCCTCCCACCAGCAGCACGGAGGTCGCCGTGACGACGTGCGCGTCATCGGCATCCGTGATGGTGGCCTCGCTCGTGACCATCGCGCCCTTGCCGAACGGACGCACCTGCGTGATCGCGAGTGTCGCGACCAGTTTGTCGCCCGCGACGATCGGACGCGCGTAGGCGAAGCGCTGCTCAGCGTGGATGAGTCGGTGCAGCTCGATTCCGGAGTCGGGCTCGGCGAGAAGCTGCTGCAGCGTGAGGTCTTGAATAACCATCGCGAAGGTCGGCGGGGCCACGACATCGGCGTACCCGAGGGCGCGCGCGGCGTCGGGGTCGGTGTGCTGAGGGTCGCCAGCGAACACGGCTCGCGCGAACTCCCGGACCTTCTCGCGTCCCACCAGATACGGGGCGGTCGGCGGGAACTCCCGCCCGACCAGTTCAGGGTTCACAGGCACCAGTCCATCCTACCGAGCGAGGGCGGACCGTCCCGGGATGGAGGTCTTCTGCCGACAGGTCAGTTGTGGGCGGAGGCCGCCACTCGGTCCCACCACGCGCGCGATGCTGCCCGCAGCCGGGGCCCGCGGGCTGCCGCCTCGTCGCGGATGGCGGTGGAGTCGGCCAGAAGCGTCGTGAGCCGCTGGGGGGCCTCGGGCAGATCGTCGAGATCGAGAACGCCGGTCTGACCCCAGTGCCCCAGGGCTCCGCCGAGCTTGATACGGGTGTAGCGGTCGGCCGAGAGCGCGAGCACGGGAGTGCCGGCCGGCGCCGCGAAGACGGCGGGGTGGTAGCGGCCAGTGATGAGCAGGTCGGCCCCGCGCACGAGCGCTGCCGCATCGCGGGAGGTGCCGGTCGGGATGACGGTCGAGGGCTCCGACATCCGCTGCCGGATCCTCTCGTGAAGCGCGGCGTCGCCCCGTGCCGGTGCGGCGGGATCGAGCGGCCCGAAGTGTGCGTGAAATGCCACCGGTCCGACGGTTCGTGCCGCAGCATCCGCGAGCGCGGCGATGTGCTGCTCGACCTCGTCAGCGGGCCTTCCTGCGAACCACCCTGACAGGCTCACAACGACTCCTGCACGAGCCGCCTCTGCGCCTGCGGCATCGCCCTCCCCGAAACCCAGGAACGACGCGTCGTCGACGGTGAGTGTCGCCGCCAGCCCCCAGGACGCCACCAGGGCTGCCGTGTCGGGCTCGCGGACGCCCACGAGGGCTGCCTCGCGCAGCATCCGTGCCACGATCTGGTCGTCGGGCAGATCGAGGTCGGGGCCGAGCGTCTGGCCCGTGACGACGACGGGCAGGCCTCTCAGCCGGGCTAGACGCGCCAGGGTGCTCCGCTCGAACACATGGCTGTGCCAGCGTGTCGCGAGATTGCCGCCGCCGGCGTTGACGAGCATCCGCGCACCGTCCAGGGCCGCGAGAACCTCCCGCGCCGGGTCATCGGGTTCGAGCTCGGCCATTCCTGCGCCGACCGCGAGCAGGTGCTCGGCGCGCCGGGCGGACTGGGCGCGATCGAGCCCCGCGAACCCGAGGCGCCCCACCGCGGGGATGCCGTAACGCGCCGCGGTTTCGGTCGGATTCGAGCTCACGCCAACCGGTGCGAGGCCGCGCTGGACGAGCTCGTCCACGGCGACCTCGAACATCGCCTCGTCGCCGATGTGGAACATGCCGTCGAGCACGCCAACGTCACCGATGATGAGAACGGACACCGCTATCTCCTGC
Protein-coding sequences here:
- a CDS encoding ABC transporter ATP-binding protein; this translates as MENDAVRVRNLRKTYGSRAAVDDVSFEISAGETFALLGPNGAGKSTTVEILEGYRRRTSGEVDVLGVDPNHGGLDWKSRLGIVLQSTGNAATFTVREQLRQFAGYYPRARDVEEVIAAVGLQEKANTRIAKLSGGQQRRVDVALGIIGSPELLFLDEPTTGFDPQARREFWALIKRLQNDGTTILLTTHYLDEAAQLADRVAVIDRGRLQAIGPVATFGGDQARMPVVSWTEAGTRYQERVARPAEFVRALVERLGGEPEDVEIRRPSLEDIYLEMVTEAADESVVPSAAATDTEVSA
- a CDS encoding pyridoxal phosphate-dependent aminotransferase — its product is MTDRTPLSRKLSAIAESATLKVDAKAKALQAAGRPVISYAAGEPDFPTPQFVVDAAADALHDPKNFRYTPAAGLPDLRQAIADKTRRDSALEVAPSQVIVTNGGKQAVYQAFQTVVNPGDEVLLPAPYWTTYPEAIQLADGIPVEVFAGADQDYKVTVEQLEAARTDRTTTLVFVSPSNPTGSVYTEEETRAIGEWALAHGIWVITDEIYQHLVYDGARAVSIVEAVPELAQQTILVNGVAKTYAMTGWRVGWMVGPADAMKLAANLQSHLTSNVNNIAQRAAIAALTGPQDEAERMREAFDRRRRVIVAELAKIPGVTVPTPLGAFYAYPDVRGLLGREWRGIRVETSLELADLVLDQIEVAVVPGEAFGPSGYLRMSYALGDDALLEGLRRMQDLFS
- a CDS encoding UDP-N-acetylmuramate dehydrogenase — encoded protein: MPEVTPRPLSSLTTLRTGGEPARMWDAHDRDDLIAALRAVWATGEPWFVLGGGSNLLVGDEPFEGAVIRILTRGIERLPAPAPQVARLRVQAGHDWDELVAYTVAEGLSGIAAMSGIPGTVGAAPVQNIGAYGQEIVQTLVEVELIDESTGEVSTVPAADLGLGFRTSVLKHHHGSEPIRRAVILSVTLDLLEVGPAPRRLRGAQLRQALGLGDEDAVTLQWVRDHVLATRARKGMVLDDADPDTYSAGSFFQNAVVSASVARTLPPECPRWPVRPDGLDVPADPVRIIPLESFDGYIPPADTTEPDVKVSAAWLIEHSGIRKGFHLPRSRAALSSKHALALTNHAGATAAEIAELARFIQGRVQAEFGLILQPEPVLVDVDL
- a CDS encoding MaoC/PaaZ C-terminal domain-containing protein — translated: MSAHTIDSAELAVGDIVAERTVHLTRESLVRYAGASGDFNPIHYRDDVAASVGLPGVLAHGMLTMGLAVETVVPWLGDAGRILDYGVRFTRPVVVDPDAGADVGIRAKVITIDDDAITIELSVTAADTAVLGKARLRARRG
- a CDS encoding FAS1-like dehydratase domain-containing protein, whose translation is MPVNPELVGREFPPTAPYLVGREKVREFARAVFAGDPQHTDPDAARALGYADVVAPPTFAMVIQDLTLQQLLAEPDSGIELHRLIHAEQRFAYARPIVAGDKLVATLAITQVRPFGKGAMVTSEATITDADDAHVVTATSVLLVGGDEE
- a CDS encoding polysaccharide pyruvyl transferase family protein, which translates into the protein MSVLIIGDVGVLDGMFHIGDEAMFEVAVDELVQRGLAPVGVSSNPTETAARYGIPAVGRLGFAGLDRAQSARRAEHLLAVGAGMAELEPDDPAREVLAALDGARMLVNAGGGNLATRWHSHVFERSTLARLARLRGLPVVVTGQTLGPDLDLPDDQIVARMLREAALVGVREPDTAALVASWGLAATLTVDDASFLGFGEGDAAGAEAARAGVVVSLSGWFAGRPADEVEQHIAALADAAARTVGPVAFHAHFGPLDPAAPARGDAALHERIRQRMSEPSTVIPTGTSRDAAALVRGADLLITGRYHPAVFAAPAGTPVLALSADRYTRIKLGGALGHWGQTGVLDLDDLPEAPQRLTTLLADSTAIRDEAAARGPRLRAASRAWWDRVAASAHN